In Leptospira montravelensis, the genomic window AGAAAAAAGGGAGCCATTGATGCCAAAAGAGGTGCCATCTTTACAAGGATTGCCAAAGAAATTTCCGTAGCAGCAAAAGAAGGTGGTGGAGACCAAGAAGGAAACCCGAGACTTCGTTTAGCGGTCACCAAAGCCAAAGCCGCCAACATGCCAAAGGACAACATTGAACGTGCCATCAAAAAAGGTACAGGTGGACTCGAAGGTATGGTCTACGAAGAGTGTCTGTACGAATGTTACGCACCTGGTGGTGTTGCCATTATGGTGGATGTCCTTACTGATAAAAAATCCCGTACAACTCCTGAAATTAAAAGCATTCTAACCAAACTCGGTGGTTCCCTCGCCAACGCAGGCGCTGTTTCCCGTTTTTTTGAACGAAAGGGTCAAATCTCTTTAAAAGCAGACCAAATTTCTGAAGAGGCGTTGTTTGATTTGGCACTCGGGGCCGGAGCAGAAGACATCCAAGTCAATGATGGAATGTATGTAGTGATTACATCCCCTGCAGAATACGAAGCTGTCCAATCTGCCCTTTCCACAAAAGGTCTGAATATGGAAGAATCAGAAATTAAATACATTGCTATGACGACTGTCGAAGTGAACGACAAAGAAACAGCAGAAAAGGTGATGAAGTTAATTGATAACTTAGAAGCCAATGACGACGTCCAGGGTGTGAGTTCCAACTTTGAGTTAGGTGAAGGTGTCGAACTAGATTAGTATATCTCCCGAGGCAGGACGGTTAGTTATGTCGCCCTGTCTCAAGCGAAGTTTGAAATCGTAAGGCAAAAATTTTGTATTACGAAATTTTCGGTTTTTTGGTTTATCTTTTTTTGATCATACCCGCAATGAAAATAAGTAAAATCGCTCCTACCACTGCAACTATCAGTTCCGCAACCAGACCATAAGAACGAAAACCGAGTAGGCCAAATACGATTCCTCCCAAAAAGGAACCGACTACGCCAATTACCAAATTGGCAATGAGCCCAAACCCTTTTCCGCGCAAAATACGACCAGCAAGCCAACCTGCCGCAAGACCAATCAGTAAAAACCAAATAAAACTAAACATAAGTTACTATCCTTGTTGCCTTTTCTTTTGAATTCTCATAAATTTACAAGAAGTCGTTTGAGAATCAAATCATATACGAAGGCTACATTTGAAAAATCAACTTTTAACTGGTCCCTATTATTTTGGAATGAAGGATTTGGATGTATTCAAAGAACATTTCATCCAAGAAAACCAAGGGAAACCTCTCTTCCTCATTCGTTTTGAAAATATTACTGGAATCGAACTCACTGATTTTTTAGATCTACTTCGAACTGAGTTTTATAACTGTATGGATTTGGAAGATATTACTTTTGGATTTCATCATATTGAAAAACAAAACATTTTGATTATGGGTATCTCTCCCCTTTTTGAATGGGATATCGAACGATTCCCGAACATTGAAAATGCAGTTGGTAAATTCCAACAACAATGTTTACAAAATAAAACCGCATCCTTTCACTTTGGAGTTTCTAGAACACAATCTAATTTTATATCAGATGGTGATGAAATATATAACGAACTTTATAAATCATCTGAAAAAAATCTAAACGATAACCTAGTTCGTTGGAGTTGGACTTATTACAATAAAGCCAATACTTATATTTCTGGTTCAGTTCATGAAGCCATGATCCAACCGACTGTCATCTTCAATCCGAAAGACAAAACCTATTCGGTGAAAGGAGGTGAAGTTTTTCTTGGAGGTGGCGCCTATATTGGTTATAAAGACCTAATCAATGATATTCCATCTGACCAAGACTTGAACCGGATTGAACTTTTGATTTTAGAAAAGTTGATCATTGCATGTGAAGGGGCACCGGGATTATTAAAATTTAATATTTCTCCTCAATCATTAATTGATACTTTTTCGCAAATGGACCGAGTGGATCGATTGAAAAAACTCATCCAAAATAAAGACCTACTTCCTGAAAACATACGATTTGAACTCGTGGAAAAACCTTACGATGACTCGCACTTTCCACTAAAGGATGTGTGTCATGCATTCTATTCGCATGGGATGAGTTTCGCAGCAGACGACTTTGGAGTCAAAAGTCAGTCCCATCAAATCGTTTTGGATCTTGGGATTATGATTAAAGAATTTAAACTAGATCCTATCAGTTTTAAATTCAAAA contains:
- a CDS encoding YebC/PmpR family DNA-binding transcriptional regulator, with protein sequence MSGHSKWATIRRKKGAIDAKRGAIFTRIAKEISVAAKEGGGDQEGNPRLRLAVTKAKAANMPKDNIERAIKKGTGGLEGMVYEECLYECYAPGGVAIMVDVLTDKKSRTTPEIKSILTKLGGSLANAGAVSRFFERKGQISLKADQISEEALFDLALGAGAEDIQVNDGMYVVITSPAEYEAVQSALSTKGLNMEESEIKYIAMTTVEVNDKETAEKVMKLIDNLEANDDVQGVSSNFELGEGVELD
- a CDS encoding GlsB/YeaQ/YmgE family stress response membrane protein, with the translated sequence MFSFIWFLLIGLAAGWLAGRILRGKGFGLIANLVIGVVGSFLGGIVFGLLGFRSYGLVAELIVAVVGAILLIFIAGMIKKR
- a CDS encoding EAL domain-containing protein, with product MKNQLLTGPYYFGMKDLDVFKEHFIQENQGKPLFLIRFENITGIELTDFLDLLRTEFYNCMDLEDITFGFHHIEKQNILIMGISPLFEWDIERFPNIENAVGKFQQQCLQNKTASFHFGVSRTQSNFISDGDEIYNELYKSSEKNLNDNLVRWSWTYYNKANTYISGSVHEAMIQPTVIFNPKDKTYSVKGGEVFLGGGAYIGYKDLINDIPSDQDLNRIELLILEKLIIACEGAPGLLKFNISPQSLIDTFSQMDRVDRLKKLIQNKDLLPENIRFELVEKPYDDSHFPLKDVCHAFYSHGMSFAADDFGVKSQSHQIVLDLGIMIKEFKLDPISFKFKMEEDQIKFLDNLAFIDYCKRLADNREAVITAEAVEDYDTLRFLMEHQIYQFQANILFGKMTVSDYKRDFELLHSIHEDAVKEVLTDKILSEKQKKVGNLFRVASEEGLI